The window GGATGCGTATATATGCCGATAAGTATAAATTTCTGCACTGCATTTCTCGCACTACAGATATTTATATCTgtgtaaattaaaatatacagCAGTATACGGTAGTATACAGTAATGTACAGACGTATACAGTAATATACGGTAGTATACAGTAATACACAGTAATTTACAGAAATGTACAGGAGGTATACAGTAATGTACAGAAGGTATACAGTAATGTACAGAAGGTATACAGTAATGTACAGCACTCTGATATCCTCTGCTAACGCCTTGCTTATTGCGGGTAcatgcaaaaatatgcattctctcgtatattttaaaatctaAATTTGAATTCCTggttttaatttgtttaaaaatttaattagttttaattatatttaattttgttgcttttGATGGATATGCCTGGGGTGGGGGGTATACTTGTGAAGGTGAAAATCCGTACATAATGGTGTActctaaatataaaaatgtgtgtgttttttcttctcagctagctattttaatttttctcccttttttttagctttttgACTAtttttggctattttttttttttttttttttaagacttgttcatatttttgtaaaaaaattatggtgTCAGTTAAAGAATAAACAAGGATTTATCAACTTTGTCCATTTCGCTCTTGTGCACGTCGCAGTTCTCAAACAACTTCTTGTCATAATTGTTGCACATTCCataattgaaaattttgaaatagTCCTTCTCTGCACCCAAACTTTTGGCCTTTCCGAATAGAGAGAAGTTTTCCCAGCTAACAAGATTGTCGGgggtttccttttccttcatcattttgctgCCCAAGTTAGCCTGCTGTTCACAGTCTAATCCAACGTCCATCATGTTATTACCGCTCATTATGTTCCTGTTGTTGCCTGAAAAATCAGGCCTTGTCGCTCCGACTCCGTTGTTCTTTTGTTCTTTGTCAAGCATCAGGTACTTGCACAGCATGCGTTGCGTCCTGCTATTACAATCTCCGCCGTTGCTCATGTGCACGCCACTAGTGCCCAATTCGCCCGCGTTGTTCATGCTGCCCATGTTCATGTTCAAGCTCATGTCGTTGATGTTGCCCATGTTGAGAGGCAAGTCGCTGATGTTGCTCATGTTGAGGGGCAGGTCGTTCAGGTTGTTCATGTTGAGCGGCAGGTCGTTCAAGCCGTTAACATTCATGTTGCTCAAGTTGCTCATGTTGTTCAAGCTGCTCATGTTGTTCAAGCTGCTCATGTTGTTCAAGCTGCCCATGCTGTTCAAATTGCCCATGCTGTTCAAATTGCCCATGCTGTTCAAATTGCCCATGTTGTTCAAATTGCCCATGTTGTTTAGGTTAACCATCCCGTTCATGCCGCTCATACCACTTACACCGTTCATGTTCACGGCCATGTTACTCATGTTGTTCATACCCAGGCCGTTCAAGCCACTCACACAGTTCATGTTGCCCCCGCTGTTCCCGTTGTTCATGTTCATGCCGCTCACGCTCACCGCGCTCATTCCGCTCACGCCACCTATACCATTGGCGCTGTTCATGCTGTTAAAGCTACTTATGCTTCCCATGCTGCCCATACTATTCAAGGTGTTCATGGCGTTAACACTGTTGTTTACGGTGTTggtaccaaaaaaaaggtcctCGTAATTCATCTTGTCCAGGTTCGTTCCACCGAAATTGTAATAATTATCTTCCGACTCGTTATTGTGCATATTCATACTCATGTCCAAATTTTCAGCATTCGATGAGGCCATGTTAAAGTTGATTAAGGAGGATGGATTGCTGTTGTTTCCAATGCCTTTATTGTTCCTCGCATATTTCATTAGGGCTCCGTTACTGCTGTTGCTACCTCCAATCATGGTGTTGCTCGCAAAATTTCCCAACGAATTGTTTCCAACTTCATTTAGCATACTGTTGCCAAtgttgcttccttttccaaatttttctatGCCACTGTTGTGTTCTTCTAGGAAGCCCAAAACGTTCAAATTGTCATTCAGAAATTGCTCCTCATTGAACTTTGTACAATCCTCATGCTTTAGATAATTTCCTCCAGACGATGGGGTGGCATTCCTGTTCCTTCCGTCACACCTactgctgctgttgttgttcATAATATCGGCGTTCTTGTACTTGTGGTTCTTGTGGCCCTTCTTGTGGTAGTCGTGTGCATCGTTCTTCCTGCCAATCTTGTTTCCGCTGTGGTTTTGGCCGTGATTTGGGCCGTGGTTTCCGCCGTGCTGGATGCCATTTCCGCTGCCGTTCGCGCTTCCACTCTTGACGGCGTTTTCTGCACCTCCCTTCTTGCTACAGTCGTAGGAGTTGTCCGTCGTGCTGTCGTTCAGTGCATGGGGGTCCATTGCTTCCGTAACATCGCCAACACCATCATCTTCCGTGAGCGCGCTAACTTTATTCGGATGAGtcgtctccttcttcttggGCATAACACAATATGTTTCATTCCTCTTTCCGTTTTCTCCGTTGTGCATATTGTTGCTGATGCCGTTTCcgcccttctttttctcataatCCAATTTGtcattcttcattt of the Plasmodium cynomolgi strain B DNA, chromosome 7, whole genome shotgun sequence genome contains:
- a CDS encoding hypothetical protein (putative), whose translation is MNGKKNFAKFMEKKMFPTAPKEKMNDDFRNMRKEENLSNVVNTSERRILFYKTKICPWYIKGKCERRKTCLYAHAQNELRELPNLCKTSLCPKLKINESCNDKKCKYAHTNIELRATENLYKTALYAHGQNELREHPMEITDKNIIIGTSKMKNDKLDYEKKKGGNGISNNMHNGENGKRNETYCVMPKKKETTHPNKVSALTEDDGVGDVTEAMDPHALNDSTTDNSYDCSKKGGAENAVKSGSANGSGNGIQHGGNHGPNHGQNHSGNKIGRKNDAHDYHKKGHKNHKYKNADIMNNNSSSRCDGRNRNATPSSGGNYLKHEDCTKFNEEQFLNDNLNVLGFLEEHNSGIEKFGKGSNIGNSMLNEVGNNSLGNFASNTMIGGSNSSNGALMKYARNNKGIGNNSNPSSLINFNMASSNAENLDMSMNMHNNESEDNYYNFGGTNLDKMNYEDLFFGTNTVNNSVNAMNTLNSMGSMGSISSFNSMNSANGIGGVSGMSAVSVSGMNMNNGNSGGNMNCVSGLNGLGMNNMSNMAVNMNGVSGMSGMNGMVNLNNMGNLNNMGNLNSMGNLNSMGNLNSMGSLNNMSSLNNMSSLNNMSNLSNMNVNGLNDLPLNMNNLNDLPLNMSNISDLPLNMGNINDMSLNMNMGSMNNAGELGTSGVHMSNGGDCNSRTQRMLCKYLMLDKEQKNNGVGATRPDFSGNNRNIMSGNNMMDVGLDCEQQANLGSKMMKEKETPDNLVSWENFSLFGKAKSLGAEKDYFKIFNYGMCNNYDKKLFENCDVHKSEMDKVDKSLFIL